In the genome of Streptomyces sp. NBC_00190, one region contains:
- a CDS encoding DUF6344 domain-containing protein gives MAHRSILLSIWTSVLAALVAVLSSLGLAGKAAPAAASAAAPAGPAAVVRRPAFTARRTWRAMMRGGSLPPTIKQRIRAEAHGKTPSVRRSTTAAAMGAGQGTTDQALTLVGSAARSAAGSQVAATTGATTGGTTAAATGVLAAASAGAARDGLALAA, from the coding sequence ATGGCTCACCGCAGCATCCTCCTGTCGATCTGGACTTCCGTCCTCGCCGCGCTCGTGGCGGTCCTCTCCTCCCTCGGTCTCGCCGGTAAGGCCGCTCCGGCCGCCGCCTCTGCCGCGGCCCCCGCCGGCCCGGCCGCCGTGGTGCGTCGCCCGGCCTTCACGGCCCGGCGGACCTGGCGGGCGATGATGCGGGGAGGTTCGCTCCCGCCGACCATCAAGCAGCGGATCCGCGCCGAGGCGCACGGCAAGACCCCGTCCGTCCGCCGGTCCACCACCGCCGCGGCCATGGGCGCCGGTCAGGGAACCACTGACCAGGCCCTGACCCTTGTCGGATCCGCGGCCCGATCCGCGGCCGGATCCCAGGTCGCTGCCACGACGGGAGCCACCACCGGAGGCACGACCGCAGCCGCGACCGGAGTCCTCGCCGCAGCCTCCGCCGGAGCCGCCCGGGACGGGCTCGCGCTCGCCGCCTAG
- a CDS encoding trypsin-like serine peptidase has product MNRHRTAASVLLSAGALIAGVLTAATPSIAADAPVSFRQQHVQGFWTAERMRSATPLDVTAAPGVARTPVATSAAPTSVPPTSVPPTASSSSLAASPTSFPQAGGAWTGSGAVVKTSGRVFFTMGDRTASCSGDSITSANGSTVITAGHCVKYQGAWHTNWVFVPAYNNGSAPYGQWSATKTFATDQWAASEDMNMDVGLAVVAPLNGQTLSQAVGAQGILFNGGYSKKMYSFGFPAAAPYDGTKLVYCSGNSGKDFLLTKDHSLACNMTGGSSGGPWFQDFNEATGLGTQVSVNSFGYNFLPNRMYGPYFGNEAKAAYDKAQTA; this is encoded by the coding sequence GTGAATCGTCATCGCACCGCCGCATCCGTCCTCTTATCGGCAGGCGCCCTGATCGCGGGCGTCCTGACAGCGGCCACTCCCTCGATCGCGGCGGACGCTCCCGTGTCCTTCCGGCAGCAGCACGTCCAGGGCTTCTGGACCGCCGAGCGCATGAGGAGCGCCACCCCGCTCGACGTCACGGCGGCCCCCGGCGTGGCCCGGACGCCGGTCGCGACCTCGGCCGCGCCCACCAGCGTTCCGCCCACCAGCGTTCCGCCTACGGCGTCCTCGTCGTCCCTGGCGGCCTCACCCACGTCCTTCCCGCAGGCGGGCGGCGCCTGGACGGGTTCCGGCGCGGTCGTGAAGACCTCGGGCCGGGTCTTCTTCACCATGGGGGACCGGACCGCCTCCTGTTCCGGTGACTCGATCACCAGCGCCAACGGCAGCACGGTCATCACGGCCGGCCACTGCGTGAAGTACCAGGGCGCCTGGCACACCAACTGGGTGTTCGTCCCCGCCTACAACAACGGCAGCGCGCCCTACGGCCAGTGGTCGGCCACGAAGACCTTCGCCACCGACCAGTGGGCGGCCAGCGAGGACATGAACATGGACGTGGGCCTCGCCGTCGTCGCCCCGCTGAACGGGCAGACCCTCAGCCAGGCTGTCGGAGCCCAGGGCATCCTCTTCAACGGTGGATACAGCAAGAAGATGTACTCCTTCGGCTTCCCGGCGGCGGCCCCGTACGACGGCACCAAGCTCGTCTACTGCAGCGGCAACAGCGGCAAGGACTTCCTGTTGACCAAGGACCACAGCCTGGCTTGCAACATGACCGGTGGCTCCAGCGGCGGGCCCTGGTTCCAGGACTTCAACGAGGCCACCGGCCTCGGCACCCAGGTCTCGGTGAACAGCTTCGGCTACAACTTCCTGCCGAACCGGATGTACGGCCCGTACTTCGGCAACGAGGCCAAGGCGGCCTACGACAAGGCTCAGACCGCCTGA
- a CDS encoding YeiH family protein has protein sequence MALLHRPQGVAAPRVSRETSTPWPGLAAAAGGALAAWCIHRAVPAVPMLTASVVLGIAAAHLPGLRTFVRGSARPGLSLAGRRLMRIGIVLLGLGLGLDQVLRLGWVTVAMVAGVVAATFFGTFWLGRRLGLPGDQPLLIATGYSICGASAIGAVSEVSGSDEEDVAASVALVTLCGTLAIAVLPLLQGPLGLSDPAFGRWVGASVHDVGQVVATAQSAGPGALGEAVLVKLMRVALLAPLVAAVAFAVRARRRGVRTASGRRPAPVPLFVAGFLAAAALRATGALPDVALEWAHTVQEALLAAALFGLGSAVHLPTLARTGGRAAALGLGAWVVVAGVSYVGVLLTV, from the coding sequence ATGGCCCTCCTCCACCGCCCTCAGGGTGTGGCGGCCCCGCGTGTTTCACGTGAAACATCCACTCCCTGGCCGGGGTTGGCGGCAGCCGCGGGCGGAGCGTTGGCGGCTTGGTGCATCCATCGGGCGGTGCCGGCCGTACCCATGCTGACCGCGTCGGTGGTGCTCGGCATCGCAGCGGCGCACCTTCCCGGCCTACGGACTTTCGTACGCGGCAGTGCACGCCCCGGCCTGTCCTTGGCGGGCCGGCGGCTGATGCGGATCGGTATCGTCCTGCTGGGCCTCGGCCTGGGGCTGGACCAGGTCCTCCGGCTCGGCTGGGTGACGGTGGCCATGGTGGCCGGGGTGGTCGCGGCCACGTTCTTCGGGACCTTCTGGCTGGGCCGCCGCCTCGGACTCCCGGGCGACCAGCCGTTGTTGATCGCCACCGGGTACTCGATCTGCGGGGCCTCGGCGATCGGCGCGGTGAGCGAGGTGTCCGGCAGCGACGAGGAGGACGTGGCCGCCTCGGTGGCGCTGGTGACCCTGTGCGGGACCCTCGCCATCGCGGTACTCCCCCTTCTGCAAGGGCCCTTGGGGCTCTCTGACCCTGCCTTCGGGCGGTGGGTCGGCGCGAGCGTCCACGACGTCGGCCAGGTGGTGGCCACCGCGCAGTCGGCCGGACCCGGCGCGCTCGGCGAGGCGGTTCTGGTCAAGCTGATGCGGGTGGCCCTGCTCGCCCCGCTGGTCGCGGCCGTGGCCTTCGCCGTACGGGCCCGGCGGCGCGGGGTACGCACGGCCTCGGGCCGCCGTCCGGCCCCGGTGCCGCTGTTCGTGGCCGGGTTCCTGGCCGCGGCGGCTCTGCGCGCCACGGGAGCACTTCCGGACGTGGCACTGGAGTGGGCACACACGGTGCAGGAGGCCCTGCTCGCGGCCGCCCTGTTCGGTCTGGGGAGCGCGGTGCACCTGCCGACGCTGGCCCGGACGGGCGGGCGGGCCGCGGCGCTCGGGCTCGGAGCCTGGGTGGTGGTCGCCGGGGTCTCGTACGTGGGCGTGCTGCTCACCGTATGA
- a CDS encoding cysteine dioxygenase family protein: MTTTTPARTTARMAALVSEIRRVVDRGLAPDLTAYLVGERLAPHLGAPDLLTPEQQEGDPERYRQHILHAESDGSFSVVALVWLPGQETCIHDHVSWCVAGVHQGEESERRYRLSPGADAARLVATEDVVNGQGEVCGFAPPGDIHKVRNSCRTKAISLHVYGADVSRLGTSIRRVYTLPVD, from the coding sequence ATGACCACCACCACGCCGGCCCGTACGACCGCGAGGATGGCCGCCCTCGTCAGTGAGATCCGCAGGGTCGTGGACCGAGGTCTGGCTCCCGACCTGACCGCGTACCTGGTGGGCGAACGCCTCGCCCCGCACCTGGGTGCCCCCGACCTGCTGACCCCGGAACAGCAGGAAGGCGACCCGGAGCGGTACCGGCAGCACATCTTGCACGCCGAGTCGGACGGCAGTTTCTCCGTGGTGGCGCTGGTCTGGCTGCCGGGCCAGGAGACCTGCATCCACGACCACGTGTCGTGGTGTGTGGCCGGGGTGCACCAGGGCGAGGAGAGCGAACGCCGCTACCGGCTCTCACCCGGAGCCGACGCCGCCCGGCTGGTGGCCACCGAGGACGTCGTCAACGGCCAGGGGGAGGTCTGCGGATTCGCCCCGCCCGGTGACATCCACAAGGTGCGCAACTCCTGTCGCACGAAGGCGATATCCCTGCACGTGTACGGGGCCGACGTGTCCCGGCTGGGGACCAGCATCCGTCGCGTCTACACGCTTCCCGTCGACTGA
- a CDS encoding LysR substrate-binding domain-containing protein encodes MFDSRHIRTFHAVVAAGSYSAAARVLGYTQPAITQQMKALERAVGTPLFTRVGRKMQLTEAGESLSRHAETILGSLSAAEAQLKAYARLRTGRVRLCGFPSANATLVAEALSGLAKEHPGVQVELLEGEPPESMRRLERGGCDITLAFTYPGLHEEVPEEVTEVRLLEDQLTVLLPTGHPLARRRAVHLADLAEERWIAGCPRCRANLLHECAELGFVPDIRFATDDNLVVQSLVAQGLGVAMMPALVLPSLSLSRVCGRALQPAARRHIAAYVYRDHLRIPATAVVLDALKRVAANRVGC; translated from the coding sequence GTGTTCGATTCCCGGCACATCCGGACGTTCCATGCGGTAGTCGCCGCCGGCTCCTACTCGGCGGCCGCCCGAGTGCTGGGCTACACCCAGCCCGCCATCACGCAGCAGATGAAGGCGCTCGAACGCGCCGTGGGAACCCCGCTGTTCACCCGCGTGGGCCGCAAGATGCAGCTCACCGAGGCCGGGGAATCCCTCTCCCGGCACGCCGAGACGATCCTCGGCAGCCTCTCCGCCGCCGAGGCCCAGCTGAAGGCGTACGCGCGCCTGCGCACGGGCCGGGTCCGCCTGTGCGGCTTTCCCAGCGCCAACGCCACCCTCGTCGCGGAAGCCCTGAGCGGTCTGGCCAAGGAGCACCCCGGCGTGCAGGTGGAACTGCTGGAGGGGGAGCCTCCGGAGTCGATGCGCCGGCTGGAGCGCGGGGGGTGCGACATCACCCTGGCCTTCACCTATCCCGGGCTGCACGAGGAGGTCCCGGAGGAGGTGACCGAGGTCAGGCTGCTGGAGGACCAGCTGACGGTGCTGCTCCCGACCGGGCACCCACTGGCCCGGCGCCGCGCCGTTCACCTCGCCGACCTCGCCGAGGAGCGCTGGATAGCGGGCTGCCCGCGCTGCCGGGCCAACCTGCTGCACGAGTGCGCGGAGCTGGGCTTCGTGCCGGACATCCGCTTCGCCACCGACGACAACCTGGTGGTGCAGAGCCTGGTCGCACAGGGGCTGGGCGTGGCGATGATGCCCGCGCTGGTGCTTCCCTCGCTCTCCCTGAGCCGGGTTTGCGGGCGGGCACTCCAGCCCGCCGCGCGCCGGCACATCGCCGCCTACGTCTACCGGGACCACCTGCGCATCCCGGCGACCGCCGTGGTGCTCGACGCGCTGAAGCGGGTGGCGGCGAACCGGGTCGGCTGCTGA
- a CDS encoding S1C family serine protease has protein sequence MSTENEGTAAPTPPAAPSAPPAQASETQVSGPAPVSAPQPADAPAAAAPAVPQGAPEPEAAEPVTQQLPPTPAPGTEPTQQIPPTPAPMPAPAAPAYGQTPAQPHAPAAHGAEGWPPPPPTVPAYGAGGGHGGAWGVPLGADGTPPAKPKGKGGLIAAVLVAALLAGGIGGGVGYWAADRSENGTGSTTISAGNTPKELKREAGSIAGLAAGALPSVVTIEASAGDGEGGTGTGFVYDQQGHILTNNHVVASAANGGKLTATFSDGKKYDAEVMGRAQGYDVAVLKLKNPPPGLKPLPLGDSEKVAVGDATIAIGAPFGLSNTVTTGIVSAKNRPVASGDGSGSKNSYMSALQTDASINPGNSGGPLLDGRGAVIGINSAIQSAGNGGFGGGQAGSIGLGFAIPINQAKNVAESLIKTGKPVYPVISVSVDLQAKAEGAKISEQGAPANDLVDPNGPAGKAGLKPGDIITEFGGKPVDSGPSLISMIWTYKPGDTVKLTYLRSGKPTTVDITLGSRVGDK, from the coding sequence GTGAGCACCGAGAACGAGGGCACCGCGGCCCCGACACCCCCCGCGGCCCCGTCTGCACCCCCTGCTCAGGCCTCCGAGACGCAGGTTTCCGGACCGGCGCCCGTGTCGGCTCCGCAGCCGGCGGACGCGCCTGCCGCCGCGGCTCCGGCCGTGCCCCAGGGCGCCCCGGAACCGGAGGCCGCCGAGCCGGTGACCCAGCAGCTGCCGCCGACGCCCGCGCCCGGCACCGAGCCGACCCAGCAGATCCCGCCCACTCCGGCGCCTATGCCTGCCCCCGCGGCCCCGGCCTACGGTCAGACGCCGGCGCAGCCGCACGCCCCGGCCGCCCACGGAGCCGAGGGCTGGCCGCCCCCGCCGCCCACGGTGCCCGCGTACGGTGCGGGCGGTGGGCACGGCGGCGCCTGGGGCGTTCCCCTGGGCGCGGACGGCACCCCGCCGGCCAAGCCGAAGGGCAAGGGCGGCCTGATCGCGGCCGTGCTCGTGGCGGCCCTCCTGGCGGGCGGCATCGGCGGCGGCGTCGGCTACTGGGCCGCGGACCGCAGCGAGAACGGCACCGGCTCGACCACGATCAGCGCGGGCAACACGCCGAAGGAGCTCAAGCGGGAAGCCGGGTCCATCGCGGGCCTGGCCGCCGGCGCGCTGCCCAGCGTGGTCACCATCGAGGCCTCGGCCGGCGACGGCGAGGGCGGAACCGGCACCGGGTTCGTCTACGACCAGCAGGGCCACATCCTCACCAACAACCACGTCGTGGCCTCCGCCGCGAACGGTGGCAAGCTCACCGCCACCTTCTCCGACGGCAAGAAGTACGACGCCGAGGTGATGGGCCGGGCCCAGGGCTACGACGTCGCCGTCCTCAAGCTGAAGAACCCGCCGCCCGGCCTCAAGCCGCTGCCGCTCGGTGACTCCGAGAAAGTCGCGGTCGGTGACGCCACCATCGCGATCGGCGCCCCGTTCGGCCTGTCCAACACGGTCACCACGGGCATCGTCAGCGCGAAGAACCGCCCGGTCGCCTCGGGCGACGGCTCCGGCAGCAAGAACTCGTACATGAGCGCGCTCCAGACGGACGCCTCGATCAACCCGGGCAACTCCGGCGGCCCGCTCCTCGACGGGCGCGGCGCGGTCATCGGCATCAACTCGGCGATCCAGTCGGCGGGCAACGGCGGCTTCGGCGGCGGCCAGGCCGGTTCGATCGGCCTCGGCTTCGCCATCCCGATCAACCAGGCCAAGAACGTCGCCGAGTCGCTGATCAAGACGGGCAAGCCGGTCTACCCGGTGATCTCGGTCTCCGTGGACCTCCAGGCCAAGGCCGAGGGCGCCAAGATCTCCGAGCAGGGCGCACCCGCCAACGACCTGGTCGACCCGAACGGCCCGGCCGGCAAGGCGGGCCTCAAGCCCGGTGACATCATCACCGAGTTCGGCGGCAAGCCGGTCGACAGCGGCCCGAGCCTCATCAGCATGATCTGGACCTACAAGCCGGGCGACACGGTCAAGCTGACCTATCTGCGCAGCGGCAAGCCGACCACGGTCGACATCACCCTCGGCTCGCGGGTCGGGGACAAGTAG
- a CDS encoding glycerophosphodiester phosphodiesterase: MTHATPRPIQVVAHRGASEDAPEHTLAAYRRAIEDGADALECDVRLTADGHLVLVHDRRVNRTSNGRGAVSALELADLAALDFGSWKDREESPDWDADPELTSVLTLERLLELVADAGRPVQLAIETKHPTRWAGQVEERLLFLLKRFGLDAPPAEGPHPVRVMSFSARSLHRVRAAAPTIPTVYLMQFVSPRMRDGRLPAGVKIAGPGMRIVRNHPGFIRKLQDAGHSVHVWTVNESEDVQLCADLGVEAIITNRPRQVLSQLGR, translated from the coding sequence GTGACCCACGCAACGCCGCGCCCCATCCAGGTCGTCGCCCACCGCGGCGCCTCGGAGGATGCCCCCGAGCACACCCTGGCCGCCTACCGCCGGGCCATCGAGGACGGCGCCGACGCGCTCGAATGCGATGTCCGGCTCACCGCCGACGGCCATCTGGTCCTGGTCCACGACCGTCGGGTGAACCGCACCTCCAACGGGCGCGGCGCGGTCTCCGCCCTTGAGCTGGCCGATCTCGCCGCCCTCGACTTCGGCTCCTGGAAGGACCGCGAAGAGTCCCCCGACTGGGACGCGGACCCCGAGCTCACCTCCGTCCTCACCCTGGAGCGCCTGCTGGAGCTGGTCGCCGACGCCGGACGGCCGGTGCAGCTCGCGATCGAGACGAAGCACCCGACCCGCTGGGCCGGACAGGTGGAGGAGCGCCTCCTGTTCCTCCTCAAGCGGTTCGGCCTGGACGCCCCGCCCGCCGAGGGCCCGCACCCGGTGCGGGTCATGAGCTTCTCCGCACGCTCCCTGCACCGGGTGCGGGCGGCCGCCCCGACGATCCCGACCGTGTACCTGATGCAGTTCGTCTCGCCCCGGATGCGCGACGGCCGGCTGCCCGCCGGGGTGAAGATCGCCGGGCCTGGGATGCGCATCGTGCGCAACCACCCCGGATTCATCCGCAAGCTCCAGGACGCCGGTCATTCCGTACACGTGTGGACGGTGAACGAGTCGGAAGACGTTCAGCTGTGCGCTGATCTAGGTGTAGAAGCGATCATTACGAACAGACCACGCCAGGTTCTGTCCCAACTCGGGCGCTGA
- a CDS encoding ATP-binding protein: protein MALVVAQEVPTSSYMDVRHGPAGVGEARQRMREQLRISGLSESVVDDAVLILSELLSNACRHGRPLGTREIGDGEIRAAWRVDTAGRLTVEVTDGGGPTRPVPSTPSVTARGGRGLNIISALAQDWGVRDGAAGEVTVWVIVACGPRHDDFATRVAPPAIDFSTAFDDLDP, encoded by the coding sequence GTGGCGTTGGTGGTGGCACAGGAAGTGCCCACGTCGTCGTACATGGATGTACGCCATGGTCCTGCGGGCGTGGGCGAGGCACGACAGCGGATGCGCGAGCAGTTGCGTATCAGCGGGTTGTCCGAATCGGTCGTGGACGATGCCGTACTGATCCTTTCCGAACTGCTCAGCAACGCTTGCCGACACGGCAGGCCACTGGGCACGCGGGAAATCGGGGACGGGGAGATACGCGCCGCATGGCGCGTCGACACAGCGGGGCGACTGACGGTCGAGGTCACGGACGGGGGCGGGCCCACTCGCCCTGTTCCTTCCACGCCCTCGGTCACCGCGCGCGGTGGACGGGGGCTGAACATCATCAGCGCCTTGGCCCAGGACTGGGGTGTCCGGGACGGAGCGGCGGGTGAGGTCACGGTGTGGGTGATCGTTGCCTGTGGGCCCCGGCACGACGATTTCGCTACGCGCGTTGCGCCCCCGGCGATCGACTTCAGTACGGCCTTCGACGATCTGGATCCGTGA
- a CDS encoding DUF5926 family protein, whose amino-acid sequence MAKKRPTAKTAKPQLNNGEIPVVGAREPCPCGSGRRYKACHGAAAAHAVTEHVQRPFEGLPGECDWVALRELVPAATVPLTLKGGLPEGVPSVTLVTVLPMAWPALRREDGSVLLGLQNDSSTGDLGRDMADTLERALAAEPGTPIAARRVPAEGPRLQDLLDADGGFEPVVHSGFEFWIPESESAQSASPEIAASLERANAAAIPTVKLAGVDSAYWCETPEKNHLRWVMPHPEEKLLDALARLHAAGTSSLGEGTRLVGSFRAHGLMVPVWDLPTGVTADDVEKPAAEFAERLATALASDAPLTTEERRARGGLTNRQVTLS is encoded by the coding sequence ATGGCCAAGAAGCGCCCCACAGCCAAGACTGCAAAGCCGCAGCTCAACAACGGTGAGATCCCGGTGGTGGGCGCCCGCGAACCCTGCCCCTGCGGATCGGGGCGCCGCTACAAGGCCTGTCACGGCGCAGCCGCCGCACACGCCGTCACCGAGCACGTGCAGCGCCCCTTCGAGGGCCTGCCGGGTGAATGCGACTGGGTCGCGCTGCGCGAACTGGTCCCCGCGGCCACCGTTCCGCTGACCCTCAAGGGCGGCCTGCCCGAGGGCGTCCCCTCCGTCACGCTGGTCACCGTGCTCCCCATGGCCTGGCCGGCGCTGCGCCGCGAGGACGGTTCCGTCCTGCTCGGCCTGCAGAACGACTCCTCCACCGGGGACCTCGGCCGCGACATGGCCGACACCCTGGAGCGGGCGCTCGCAGCGGAGCCCGGTACTCCGATCGCGGCCCGCCGGGTTCCGGCCGAGGGACCGCGACTTCAGGATCTCCTGGACGCCGACGGCGGTTTCGAGCCGGTTGTGCACAGCGGCTTCGAATTCTGGATTCCGGAATCGGAGAGCGCCCAGAGCGCCTCCCCGGAGATCGCCGCCTCGCTGGAGCGCGCCAACGCCGCCGCCATTCCCACCGTCAAGCTGGCCGGTGTCGACTCGGCCTACTGGTGCGAGACCCCGGAGAAGAACCACCTGCGCTGGGTCATGCCGCACCCCGAGGAGAAGCTGCTCGACGCCCTCGCGCGGCTGCACGCGGCCGGCACGTCCTCGCTCGGCGAGGGCACCCGACTGGTCGGCTCCTTCCGTGCCCACGGCCTGATGGTCCCGGTCTGGGACCTGCCCACCGGGGTCACGGCGGACGACGTCGAGAAGCCCGCGGCGGAGTTCGCCGAGCGGCTGGCCACGGCCCTGGCCTCGGACGCACCGCTGACCACGGAGGAGCGCCGGGCGCGCGGCGGGCTCACCAACCGCCAGGTCACGCTCAGCTGA
- a CDS encoding bifunctional DNA primase/polymerase: MREILGRRLQRLRDRLQSLRSDPEETGGTPALLDAALTCATTWQWPVLPGVGRSATDGSRCACPDPECVVPGAHPFDPGLLAATTDPRMVAWWWTNRPTAPVLMATGGTAPCAVSLPAGAAARALVRLDAQGMRLGPVVATPTRWSLLVAPYSLERLGELLYAKDHVPSSLRFHGEGGYLLLPPSAASSGGQVRWEREPLSAQAGPVGPVGPVRAPDIWLPEVEAVVDALVEASSGAPGGGSRLAY, translated from the coding sequence ATGCGCGAGATCCTCGGAAGGCGTCTCCAGCGGCTCCGCGATCGTCTTCAATCACTGCGCTCCGACCCGGAAGAGACCGGCGGAACGCCGGCCCTCCTCGACGCGGCGCTCACCTGCGCCACCACATGGCAATGGCCCGTGCTGCCCGGCGTCGGCCGGTCCGCCACGGACGGCTCGCGCTGCGCCTGCCCCGACCCCGAATGCGTCGTCCCCGGCGCGCACCCCTTCGACCCGGGGCTGCTCGCTGCCACCACCGACCCCCGGATGGTGGCCTGGTGGTGGACCAACCGGCCCACCGCCCCTGTCCTGATGGCGACCGGTGGGACCGCTCCGTGCGCGGTGAGCCTCCCGGCCGGTGCGGCCGCGCGGGCCCTCGTGCGGCTGGACGCGCAAGGCATGCGGCTCGGGCCGGTCGTGGCCACGCCCACGCGCTGGTCGCTGCTGGTGGCGCCGTACTCGCTGGAGCGGCTGGGCGAACTCCTTTACGCCAAGGACCACGTCCCGTCCTCGCTGCGTTTCCACGGTGAGGGCGGCTATCTCCTGCTGCCGCCCTCTGCCGCGTCCAGCGGTGGCCAGGTGCGGTGGGAACGGGAACCGCTTTCGGCGCAGGCGGGACCTGTTGGGCCGGTGGGGCCGGTGCGCGCGCCGGATATCTGGCTGCCCGAGGTCGAGGCGGTCGTTGACGCGCTGGTCGAGGCGAGCAGCGGTGCCCCGGGTGGCGGCAGCAGGCTCGCGTACTGA